The proteins below are encoded in one region of Hordeum vulgare subsp. vulgare chromosome 3H, MorexV3_pseudomolecules_assembly, whole genome shotgun sequence:
- the LOC123439186 gene encoding F-box/LRR-repeat protein At3g26922-like, with amino-acid sequence MADSKKVAMAGGKDRFEDLPDHVLELLLSFLDALNAVRTSVLARRWRNLWKSVPVLRFDPYSNFSSAENFNNFVNKVLECRDQTSPLRECHINSYMYGEQKEIYRDVESWVQYAVSCQVSVLRVLIQDGYHLYLSNNSVISRHLTDLMLYSVDFDESPLDLVSCDALEVLDIDCCSINLGDILPKSLRHLTVKCSIIISMHTQRSRLSAPGLVTFELEDCEGWTPLLDNVPSLVTSSIIIEDVECNDSCDAYKYLGDCGVESCEGCYVEDDCSVILEGLSGATNLKLISVYSMEFGIDSSESYNPSEYFLVSKHLMIVEIHCRKKDKMIFQIEKILGTHGVTPAQLDIKLL; translated from the exons ATGGCTGACAGCAAGAAGGTGGCTATGGCTGGCGGCAAGGACCGTTTCGAGGACCTCCCGGATCATGTGCTCGAGCTGCTTCTGTCTTTCCTGGACGCGCTAAATGCCGTGAGGACATCCGTGCTCGCTCGCCGCTGGCGCAACCTCTGGAAGTCCGTGCCAGTCCTGCGCTTCGATCCTTATTCTAATTTCAGCAGTGCCGAGAACTTCAACAATTTTGTTAATAAGGTGCTTGAGTGCCGTGACCAAACTTCACCTCTTCGTGAATGTCATATCAATTCATATATGTATGGTGAGCAAAAAGAGATATACCGCGATGTTGAATCATGGGTCCAGTATGCTGTCTCATGCCAAGTGTCGGTGCTCCGAGTTCTGATACAGGATGGTTATCATTTGTATCTGTCAAACAACAGTGTCATCTCCAGGCACTTGACAGATTTAATGCTTTATAGTGTGGACTTTGACGAAAGCCCTCTAGATCTTGTGAGctgtgatgcactagaggtgctaGATATAGACTGCTGTTCTATCAACCTTGGGGATATCTTACCCAAATCTTTACGACATCTGACAGTCAAGTGTTCAATCATTATTTCCATGCATACACAACGGAGTCGTCTTTCTGCTCCAGGTCTGGTTACCTTTGAACTAGAGGACTGTGAAGGGTGGACTCCGCTGCTTGACAACGTGCCATCATTGGTAACATCATCTATCATTATTGAAGATGTAGAATGCAATGATAGTTGTGATGCATATAAGTACCTTGGGGATTGTGGCGTTGAGTCATGTGAAGGATGCTATGTAGAAGATGATTGCTCTGTGATTCTTGAAGGGCTGTCCGGCGCTACGAATTTAAAGCTGATAAGTGTATATTCTATG GAGTTTGGCATTGACTCAAGTGAAAGCTACAACCCATCAGAATATTTCTTGGTGTCgaagcatctcatgatagttgagATCCATTGTCGGAAGAAAGATAAAATGATTTTTCAAATTGAAAAGATCCTTGGTACTCATGGAGTGACTCCTGCGCAACTCGACATCAAACTTCTTTAG
- the LOC123439184 gene encoding FBD-associated F-box protein At4g10400-like isoform X1, which translates to MAERAKPGKIKKVAVAGGKDCFEDLPEHVLELLLSFLPSRDAVRTSVLARRWRALWKSVPALRFYPFQFESAKAFNNFVYKLLEHRDRTSPLLQCDIIPYQKGKQAEAHRDVESWVRYAVSCQVSVLRILNWGFHHSSLDLSSSSVISKHLTVLELYNLVFDKSPLDLLSCHALELLEIGDCSINLLGIFPKSLRHLKIRDSYLYSMQTPWSCLSAPGLLTFELADPHDWAPFLESLPSLVTSFIRIGEDCADNYACYNYLRDSGNESCEDDCCVLLQGLAGATNLELISECSMIFRKDLKWCPVFSKLKTVLLNEWCLTANFTGLLYFLQHTPILEKFTLQLPARKDFDIGSSGSYNPAEYFLVSKHLKVVEIHCSKEDEWICQIVDILGIHGVTSAQISIEHDSWSSFRFSFQQPK; encoded by the exons ATGGCTGAACGGGCCAAGCCCGGTAAAATCAAGAAAGTGGCCGTTGCTGGCGGCAAGGACTGCTTCGAGGACCTCCCTGAACATGTGCTCGAGCTGCTGCTGTCGTTCCTGCCCTCGCGGGACGCCGTGAGGACGTCCGTGCTCGCTCGCCGCTGGCGCGCCCTCTGGAAGTCGGTGCCAGCACTGCGCTTCTATCCTTTTCAGTTCGAGAGCGCCAAGGCCTTCAACAATTTTGTTTATAAGCTGCTTGAGCACCGTGACCGGACCTCACCTCTCCTTCAATGTGATATCATTCCCTATCAAAAAGGCAAACAAGCCGAGGCACACCGTGACGTTGAATCGTGGGTACGGTATGCTGTCTCGTGCCAAGTGTCGGTGCTTCGAATTCTAaactggggttttcatcattcttCTTTGGATCTATCCAGCAGCAGTGTCATCTCCAAGCACTTGACAGTGCTAGAGCTTTATAATCTGGTATTTGACAAAAGCCCTCTAGATCTTCTCAGCTGTCACGCACTAGAGCTGCTAGAGATAGGTGATTGTTCTATCAACCTTTTGGGTATCTTTCCCAAATCTTTACGGCATCTGAAAATCAGAGATTCGTATCTTTATTCCATGCAAACACCATGGAGTTGCCTTTCTGCTCCAGGTCTTCTTACCTTTGAACTAGCTGACCCTCATGACTGGGCCCCGTTCCTTGAGAGCCTCCCGTCACTGGTAACATCATTTATCAGGATTGGCGAAGATTGTGCAGATAATTACGCTTGTTATAATTACCTTAGGGATAGTGGTAACGAGTCATGTGAAGATGATTGTTGTGTACTTCTTCAAGGATTGGCGGGTGCTACAAATTTAGAGCTGATAAGTGAATGTTCTATG ATTTTCAGAAAGGACTTGAAATGGTGCCCTGTGTTTAGCAAGCTAAAAACAGTGTTGCTCAATGAATGGTGTTTGACTGCAAACTTCACTGGACTACTTTACTTTCTTCAGCACACACCAATTCTAGAAAAGTTCACCCTTCAACTTCCAGCTCGCAAG GATTTTGACATTGGATCAAGTGGAAGCTACAACCCAGCGGAATATTTCTTGGTGTCAAAGCATCTCAAGGTAGTTGAAATCCATTGTAGCAAGGAGGATGAATGGATTTGTCAAATTGTGGACATCCTTGGCATTCATGGAGTAACTTCTGCGCAAATTAGCATCGAACATGATTCCTGGAGTTCTTTCA GGTTCAGTTTCCAGCAGCCGAAGTAG
- the LOC123439184 gene encoding FBD-associated F-box protein At5g22730-like isoform X3 → MAERAKPGKIKKVAVAGGKDCFEDLPEHVLELLLSFLPSRDAVRTSVLARRWRALWKSVPALRFYPFQFESAKAFNNFVYKLLEHRDRTSPLLQCDIIPYQKGKQAEAHRDVESWIFRKDLKWCPVFSKLKTVLLNEWCLTANFTGLLYFLQHTPILEKFTLQLPARKDFDIGSSGSYNPAEYFLVSKHLKVVEIHCSKEDEWICQIVDILGIHGVTSAQISIEHDSWSSFRFSFQQPK, encoded by the exons ATGGCTGAACGGGCCAAGCCCGGTAAAATCAAGAAAGTGGCCGTTGCTGGCGGCAAGGACTGCTTCGAGGACCTCCCTGAACATGTGCTCGAGCTGCTGCTGTCGTTCCTGCCCTCGCGGGACGCCGTGAGGACGTCCGTGCTCGCTCGCCGCTGGCGCGCCCTCTGGAAGTCGGTGCCAGCACTGCGCTTCTATCCTTTTCAGTTCGAGAGCGCCAAGGCCTTCAACAATTTTGTTTATAAGCTGCTTGAGCACCGTGACCGGACCTCACCTCTCCTTCAATGTGATATCATTCCCTATCAAAAAGGCAAACAAGCCGAGGCACACCGTGACGTTGAATCGTGG ATTTTCAGAAAGGACTTGAAATGGTGCCCTGTGTTTAGCAAGCTAAAAACAGTGTTGCTCAATGAATGGTGTTTGACTGCAAACTTCACTGGACTACTTTACTTTCTTCAGCACACACCAATTCTAGAAAAGTTCACCCTTCAACTTCCAGCTCGCAAG GATTTTGACATTGGATCAAGTGGAAGCTACAACCCAGCGGAATATTTCTTGGTGTCAAAGCATCTCAAGGTAGTTGAAATCCATTGTAGCAAGGAGGATGAATGGATTTGTCAAATTGTGGACATCCTTGGCATTCATGGAGTAACTTCTGCGCAAATTAGCATCGAACATGATTCCTGGAGTTCTTTCA GGTTCAGTTTCCAGCAGCCGAAGTAG
- the LOC123439184 gene encoding putative F-box/FBD/LRR-repeat protein At1g78760 isoform X2, which produces MAERAKPGKIKKVAVAGGKDCFEDLPEHVLELLLSFLPSRDAVRTSVLARRWRALWKSVPALRFYPFQFESAKAFNNFVYKLLEHRDRTSPLLQCDIIPYQKGKQAEAHRDVESWVRYAVSCQVSVLRILNWGFHHSSLDLSSSSVISKHLTVLELYNLVFDKSPLDLLSCHALELLEIGDCSINLLGIFPKSLRHLKIRDSYLYSMQTPWSCLSAPGLLTFELADPHDWAPFLESLPSLVTSFIRIGEDCADNYACYNYLRDSGNESCEDDCCVLLQGLAGATNLELISECSMFSVSLLRFSERT; this is translated from the exons ATGGCTGAACGGGCCAAGCCCGGTAAAATCAAGAAAGTGGCCGTTGCTGGCGGCAAGGACTGCTTCGAGGACCTCCCTGAACATGTGCTCGAGCTGCTGCTGTCGTTCCTGCCCTCGCGGGACGCCGTGAGGACGTCCGTGCTCGCTCGCCGCTGGCGCGCCCTCTGGAAGTCGGTGCCAGCACTGCGCTTCTATCCTTTTCAGTTCGAGAGCGCCAAGGCCTTCAACAATTTTGTTTATAAGCTGCTTGAGCACCGTGACCGGACCTCACCTCTCCTTCAATGTGATATCATTCCCTATCAAAAAGGCAAACAAGCCGAGGCACACCGTGACGTTGAATCGTGGGTACGGTATGCTGTCTCGTGCCAAGTGTCGGTGCTTCGAATTCTAaactggggttttcatcattcttCTTTGGATCTATCCAGCAGCAGTGTCATCTCCAAGCACTTGACAGTGCTAGAGCTTTATAATCTGGTATTTGACAAAAGCCCTCTAGATCTTCTCAGCTGTCACGCACTAGAGCTGCTAGAGATAGGTGATTGTTCTATCAACCTTTTGGGTATCTTTCCCAAATCTTTACGGCATCTGAAAATCAGAGATTCGTATCTTTATTCCATGCAAACACCATGGAGTTGCCTTTCTGCTCCAGGTCTTCTTACCTTTGAACTAGCTGACCCTCATGACTGGGCCCCGTTCCTTGAGAGCCTCCCGTCACTGGTAACATCATTTATCAGGATTGGCGAAGATTGTGCAGATAATTACGCTTGTTATAATTACCTTAGGGATAGTGGTAACGAGTCATGTGAAGATGATTGTTGTGTACTTCTTCAAGGATTGGCGGGTGCTACAAATTTAGAGCTGATAAGTGAATGTTCTATG TTCTCTGTTTCGTTGTTAAGATTTTCAGAAAGGACTTGA